ATATAAAAGCTAGAAGACCAGAATTGTACAGCGATATTATTGGTCAAAATCACAAATCTGAGCAAAATGTTGTTTGGTTAAACTCTGATAAAAAAAGCATAAATTAAACATTTTTGACTCTCTAAAGCTATTGAAAGATTTACCTTTGAAGATTCATTAATCTACAGAATAAAGCCCAATCATGGATTTTTTTAAAACTACAACTCAGGACATTGATGCTGTTTTCGATATTTATAACGAGGCCACATCTTATCAAAAAACAGTAAACAATAAAAGCTGGAGAGGTTTTGAAAGAGCATTAATAGAAAAAGAAATTGCCGAAAATCGTCATTTTATAATCAAAGAAGAAGATGAAGTTGCCTGTACTTTTGTACTTACTTTTAATGATGAAATTATCTGGAAAGAAGCTGCAGCAGATCCCGCTGTATATTTACATCGTATCGCTACAAATCCAAAGTTTAGAGGACAATCGTATGTCAGGAAAATTATCGAATGGGTAAAAATATATGCACATGAAAACGGTAAATCTTATATAAGACTTGATACACACAGCGGTAACGAAAGAATAAACAACTACTACACGAGTTGTGGTTTCGATTATAAAGGAATCAGCGTGATTGAATGGACACCAGAATTACCGGAACATTATAAGGAAGGTTCTTTTAGTTTGTTTGAAATTAAGCTTTAATTTTGTTATTGGAATTTCGGTATCAATAATGAAAGCCGTATCTTACAAAACAAGCCTGTTTTTTACTAAAATCTATTTTTCTCTAAAAATTTTAAATATCTTTGATTTATGAGCGCAACAACAAAACCATATCACATAGGGCGAAAAATAAGCCGTATTCGTGAACTTAAAGACATGAAACAAGAAGCTTTGGCACAAGCTTTAGGAATGAGTCAACAGACTGTTTCTGCTATGGAAAACAGCGAAACCATAGACGAAGAAAAACTAAAAGAAGTAGCAAAGGCTCTTGGAATGACTGTTGAAGCCATTAAAAACTTTTCGGAAGAAGCTGTAATTAATTACTTTAATAATATTTATGATAATGCAGCTTTTAACAAGCATTATAATGATTGTACTTTTAATCCTCTAGATAAAGTTGTTGAGCTTTATGAGCGTTTAGTACAGGCTGAAAAGGATAAAAATGAATATTTGGAGAAATTGTTGAAGGAGAAGTAAAAGTCTTTTATAAAATATAATTCTAGTAAAGAGATCTTTAAAAGGTCTCTTTTTTGTTTATATAAATATATTGAAGTGCCAATCTATGATTAATAAAAAAAGTGTGTTTTTAATCCGTAATAAGATTTTGAGAGCCGAATACGTTTTTTTCAAAATAAACACTCAACTGACTTATTATTTGCGACTTAACCTTTGATGTGTCAATAAAAAAAACATTTTTATCATTCTTTAAAGTATCAGATGCTGGTTTGTTGAAACAACAAATAGCAAAAGGAATTTTTCTTTCATAAATCTTTAAAAAATCAAGAAATTCTTCTTCTGTATATGCAACAATTACTATTGCCTGATAAACATTCGACTGAACATTTGCTTCTTTAAAATCTCTACAAAGGTCAATATTTAAAACATCCTGAAATTTATATTTTAAAAATCTTGAAAAGCTTTTTTGGTTCCCACATAAAAGTATTTTTTTCTTTGTCATTGTTGTCTCGTTTTAATTAAACCCCTATAAAAAAAACCAATGGAATTAAAAACTTGTATATCTGCCTATTTTTATTTCAACACCTAACTTCTTTCTATATCTCACTTTACAAAGATACCTCAGACAATACTAGTATTTTGTAGCATATTAACCACTTTCCTGTAGAATTGTTTCTACAAAAAACAACCCCTGAAGCCAGAAAATCAGACACAAAAAAAAGAGATCAAAGTCTCTTTTTTGTTACGAAAATCCTGCAACTTCAAAAAATGAAATTATATTTTTTTACGGTCATGATTTAAGCTTTTCAAGGTTTATATTACCTAATAATGATTTTATTTGTGTTATAGCAATAGCGTTCAATTGTTCTAAACGTTGGCTTTGGGCAATCCCTTTGTTTATTAACACGGCATTAATACTTTCGATATTGCTAAGTACAACCAGTTGCTCTATTGTTGCTTCATCTCTTATATTTCCTGTTGCATTTTGATTCTCGATACGCCATTGCTTTGCTGTTTTTCCAAATAGGGCGACATTTAGTAAATCTGCCTCATCTGCATATATAAAATTTATTTTTTCCTTAGTAAGCAATTGAGGGATCAAATTCTCTTTTATAGCATCAGTATGTATTTTATAATTTACTTTTGCCAAAGTTCGCTGTAAATTCCATGTTAGGTTCAGTCTTTCATTTTCTTCTTCTTTAAGTCTTTGAAATTCTTTCACTAACAACAATTGAAACTTAGGACTAATCCACATTCCAAAATGAAAGGCTATGTCTTTGTGTCCATAAGTCCCGCCATATCGCCCCGCAGTTGCAGTAAGCCCAATTGCGCCAGTATTCTCAATCCACTGCTTTACCGAAAGCACAAAATTATTACTGCCTGCTTCATTTTTAATTATACCGAATTCGGTATAATTAAAATCTGGATTGTACAAT
The sequence above is drawn from the Flavobacterium sp. N2038 genome and encodes:
- a CDS encoding GNAT family N-acetyltransferase, yielding MDFFKTTTQDIDAVFDIYNEATSYQKTVNNKSWRGFERALIEKEIAENRHFIIKEEDEVACTFVLTFNDEIIWKEAAADPAVYLHRIATNPKFRGQSYVRKIIEWVKIYAHENGKSYIRLDTHSGNERINNYYTSCGFDYKGISVIEWTPELPEHYKEGSFSLFEIKL
- a CDS encoding helix-turn-helix domain-containing protein translates to MSATTKPYHIGRKISRIRELKDMKQEALAQALGMSQQTVSAMENSETIDEEKLKEVAKALGMTVEAIKNFSEEAVINYFNNIYDNAAFNKHYNDCTFNPLDKVVELYERLVQAEKDKNEYLEKLLKEK
- a CDS encoding KilA-N domain-containing protein; this encodes MAKGKSINVAGNQITILSKDGKNEYISLTDMARSQLQEVVIIKWLSLKSTIEYLGEWEALYNPDFNYTEFGIIKNEAGSNNFVLSVKQWIENTGAIGLTATAGRYGGTYGHKDIAFHFGMWISPKFQLLLVKEFQRLKEEENERLNLTWNLQRTLAKVNYKIHTDAIKENLIPQLLTKEKINFIYADEADLLNVALFGKTAKQWRIENQNATGNIRDEATIEQLVVLSNIESINAVLINKGIAQSQRLEQLNAIAITQIKSLLGNINLEKLKS